The following nucleotide sequence is from Candidatus Thermoplasmatota archaeon.
AAAATGACCTTGGCAAACAGAAAAATTGGCTTGGGTGTCATGGGGTTCGCAGACATGCTGATTCATATGAAAGTGCCGTATAACAGTGAGGAGGCGTTGAAAATAGCCAGGAAAGTGATGTCATTTATACAGGAGGAAGGGAGGAAAGCATCGGTTGAGCTGGGAAGGAAACGGGGCTCTTTCCCGAATTTTAAAGGTAGCATATGGGACGGAAAATACGACGCAATGAGAAATGCTACGGTAACCACCGTTGCACCCACGGGAAGCATTTCAATAATAGCTGGATGCTCTTCAGGTATAGAACCTCTGTTTGCCGTTACCTTCATAAGAAATGTTCTGGATAAAGATGACCGTCTGGTAGAGGTTAATCCTTACTTTGAAAAAATTTCAAAGGAGAGAGGATTTTATGACAATGAATTAATGAACAAAATAGCCGGCAACAAAGGCTCCGTTCAGGGATTGCGGGAAATACCCAAGGATGTACAAAAACTGTTTGCCACGGCACTCGACATAGCTCCAGAATGGCACATCAGGATGCAGTCAGCCTTTCAGGAATACACAGATAACGCAACTTCCAAGACCGTAAATTTCAGGGAGGAAGCAACAAAAGAGGACGTACGGAAAGTATATCTTCTCGCATACAAATTGAGATGTAAAGGTGTGACGGTATACAGATATGGAAGCAGAAAAGATCAGGTGCTTGTTACGGAAGAAAAGGAAGCAGGAGTCACCAAACCAAAACCCCGCCCCGTCATAGTTTACGGTGTCACAAGGAAAATGAGTACGGGTTGCGGTAATTTGTACGTAACTATGAATGAAGATGAGGAAGGGCTTTTTGAGGTATTTGCGCGGCTTGGAAAAGCGGGGGGATGTGCAGATGCACAACTTGAAGCCATAGGAAGACTGATTTCTCTATCTCTGCGTTCCGGAGTGAAGACCGATGCGATAATAAAGCAATTAAAAGGCATAAGATGTCCGTCACCGTTGCTCGCCAGGGGGGGAGCCATACTCTCATGTCCCGATGCGGTTGCAAAGGCTCTTGATGAGCACTTTAAAGGGAAGAGGTTGCCGGAGACACCGAGGCTCAGTAATTTTGAAATCAAAAAAGTTCCCTATATCCATGCTCCGATAGGTCCCGTGGGCGTGTGCCCTGATTGCGGCAGCCCCATGATATATGAAGAAGGCTGCAGAATATGCAAGAACTGCGGATATTCAACGTGCGGCTAAATTGATTCTTAGGTGCTGTAGCCCTCTATCTATATAGTTAGAAATAACCTTACCTTTCAGTGAGAGACGAATTGCCCATACTTTCTTTTTTGGACTCTGACGAGTGGTTGTTGGTACAACATTCAGGGATATATGAGGCCCGACCGAAGGGAGGGGTTTGAGCGAAGCAAGGGATTTGGGTGAGCGGTAACAAACCACATACCCGCTTTGTTCTTTGTTATACGCTCCAAACAGAGCGACAGCGGATTGGGGGTGAAATTGGGCAAGGAGCACAAAGGTGCGATGCAAAGTCATGTAGGAAGAGAGGTTTCCGGAAAGCCGTCGTTTGGTTGTCCATTTTATCCCTCTCGTGAGTGTGCGTACGCCACCTTCTTACCTAACAACGTTTGCCCTTTTTAATAGTTCGAGGGCATTCTGGTAGCTCTCCAGTTTCATAATATGTTTTAAATCGTTCTAACCATAAAGGCTCTTCACGACTTTGGATAAAATCCACAAATTTCGTAAGTCTTTTCATTGTCTCAGGCTTTACCACATGCTCGATATTGCATGCATCATCATCTGCTATCTTTTCATCAAGGCCAAGGATGACAAAAAAATCTCTCAATACCTTATGTTTTTTTGTTAGCTCAATTGCTATCTCTTCTCCTTTTTTAGTCAGTGTAACTCCGCTATATTTCTCGTAGTTTACGTATCCCTCATTACCCAATTTTTGGAACATCTCTGTCACTGCGGAAAGACCGACGTTAAGGATACGGGAAACATCTGTTACCTTAGCATATCCTTTCCTTTGAACGACATCATAAATCGTTTCTATGTACTCCTCTGCTCTTCTTGCGGCCATTCTTTCACCATATAAAGTTCGGTAAGCCGAATTATTTTTGGTAAATAATAGTGCAAGTTTGTATTTAATAATTGCTATGTTTTCGCTCATTTCTTACATCCCCTCTTTATTCCTCGCTCCATCATTTTTTGTATTTGTCACTTTTATCCCAATAAACCAACCAACAAAACACAAACCACCCCAAGAGCAAGGCAAATCGTGCCAATCTTTGGATACTGTCTAATTCTTGCCGCCGGGATTAATTCTTCGATAGATATATAGACCATGAAACCGGCTGCAACAGCGAGAGAAGCACCCAACACTTCTAATCGTGATCCGCTAAGAAAGAAGTAACCCAAGGCGAAACCAACAATCTCAAATAATATTGTTGCCGTCGTTATGATGAAAGATTTCATTCGTCTCTTCGTCATTCCATATAAGGGAACGATTGTTGCTATGTTTTCTGGCACATCTTGTGCAGCTATGCCCAGAGCGATGGTGATACCGAACTCGGGGGAAAGAGTGAAGGCCACACCGATAGCCAGTCCTTCTGGTATATTGTGAAGTGCTATGCCGATGACAAGCATGGTCACACTTCTCTTGACAGATGGTTTCTCTTTTTTGAGAAGCTCTGGATTTATGTGTGGCAAGATTCTATCAACAACTCGCATTATGATTATTCCGAATAAAAAGGAGATTATTACCAAATAAAAAGATATGATTCCCAGACTTTCTGGTATCAATTGAAAAAATGATATGCCCAACATCATTGAGCCAGCGAATGCCAAAGAACCGTACAAGAAAATCTCTTTTGGTTTTTTAATTAATCCAACCAAAGAGCCCAACGTTTGCCCAATGAAAATTAGGGTTATTATCAATAATAGATTGTTCATTTTCTCAGTTTTCCTTTAGCATGTCTAAACATGTTCTCCAAACCATCTTATCACTTCTTTTGAATTTACATGTAGAGTTCTGACGGTATAACGCGTCCCTCAATAACAACCGACTCTTCTTCACCCAGAAAACCTGCTACAATAAGATCAATTGCTTGATCTTCTGTCAGCCCTCTACTCCTCAAATAATTCAATACTTCTTCTGATATTTTACCCACTGATGCTTCATGGGTGAGTGAAGCATCCTTATTATTGTTTACGAGTTCGGGTATCGCATTTATGCTTGAATCCTCGGCTAACAGCAAGCCCATACAGTCCACGTGCCCTGTTCCAGCATCATTTGCTATCATCTTGCTATGAGCAGTTATTCTGGATTTTTTGTCACCTATCATCCTTATTCTTGAAATTCCGTTGGATTCTTTCCCGTTAAGAAAAGTAGAGTCGTATATCTCGACTTTACCATACTTAGCCAAAACGGTTATTACAAGATTTGCCGAAGAACCTGATTCTATGTAGGTATTGTTCTTCATTTTTAACTTCATCGGCACCTCAATACACTTGTAGGTATGGGACAATTCTGCACCTTTCCCCAGAAAGAATTCCAAATTTGATTCAACAACGTCTCTTTTTCCCCATTTGTGAAAATGCCTTATCTTTAATCTAGAATTTTCTTTTAAAATGATTTTTGAATGCCCTATGTGACTTCCACATAGATTCTTTTTGATTGCATTGCAGACGCTGTTTATCTCCGCTTCTATATTTTTTTCTATCACCACCAAATTTCTTGGATTCTGAGAAACTTCTGGCGAGGAGATGGCAATACAAGTAGTTAAAGGATGATCTGTCTGTTTCTTT
It contains:
- a CDS encoding SufD family Fe-S cluster assembly protein; this translates as MKDVRSAKSVNYSQIDNKVKKIIGRKGVTILQSPEAYEKFGWVRDYFEQEPEEGYFIWVKKQTDHPLTTCIAISSPEVSQNPRNLVVIEKNIEAEINSVCNAIKKNLCGSHIGHSKIILKENSRLKIRHFHKWGKRDVVESNLEFFLGKGAELSHTYKCIEVPMKLKMKNNTYIESGSSANLVITVLAKYGKVEIYDSTFLNGKESNGISRIRMIGDKKSRITAHSKMIANDAGTGHVDCMGLLLAEDSSINAIPELVNNNKDASLTHEASVGKISEEVLNYLRSRGLTEDQAIDLIVAGFLGEEESVVIEGRVIPSELYM
- a CDS encoding vitamin B12-dependent ribonucleotide reductase, which produces MLTENAMKVLEKRYLRKDKKGKIIESPEEMFHRVAKDIAGADEKYGGNVKKTEKEFYEMLSQLDFLPNSPTLMNAGTSIQQLSACFVLPVEDSMEGIFEAIKNTALIHQSGGGTGFSFSRIRPKGDIVHSTGGIASGPISFMKVFNASTDVIKQGGRRRGANMGILRVDHPDIMEFITSKKDQKELTNFNISVAVNKTFMNAVEKKKKYSLISPRTKKPVGELDAEEVFDKIVEMAWRNGEPGIIFLDRINEDNPTPNVGEIESTNPCGEQPLLPYESCNLGSINLSHMVKDGKIDLDKLRGVTWRAVHFLDNVVDGNKYPLKQIKKMTLANRKIGLGVMGFADMLIHMKVPYNSEEALKIARKVMSFIQEEGRKASVELGRKRGSFPNFKGSIWDGKYDAMRNATVTTVAPTGSISIIAGCSSGIEPLFAVTFIRNVLDKDDRLVEVNPYFEKISKERGFYDNELMNKIAGNKGSVQGLREIPKDVQKLFATALDIAPEWHIRMQSAFQEYTDNATSKTVNFREEATKEDVRKVYLLAYKLRCKGVTVYRYGSRKDQVLVTEEKEAGVTKPKPRPVIVYGVTRKMSTGCGNLYVTMNEDEEGLFEVFARLGKAGGCADAQLEAIGRLISLSLRSGVKTDAIIKQLKGIRCPSPLLARGGAILSCPDAVAKALDEHFKGKRLPETPRLSNFEIKKVPYIHAPIGPVGVCPDCGSPMIYEEGCRICKNCGYSTCG
- a CDS encoding metal-dependent transcriptional regulator, translating into MAARRAEEYIETIYDVVQRKGYAKVTDVSRILNVGLSAVTEMFQKLGNEGYVNYEKYSGVTLTKKGEEIAIELTKKHKVLRDFFVILGLDEKIADDDACNIEHVVKPETMKRLTKFVDFIQSREEPLWLERFKTYYETGELPECPRTIKKGKRC
- a CDS encoding ZIP family metal transporter; this translates as MMLGISFFQLIPESLGIISFYLVIISFLFGIIIMRVVDRILPHINPELLKKEKPSVKRSVTMLVIGIALHNIPEGLAIGVAFTLSPEFGITIALGIAAQDVPENIATIVPLYGMTKRRMKSFIITTATILFEIVGFALGYFFLSGSRLEVLGASLAVAAGFMVYISIEELIPAARIRQYPKIGTICLALGVVCVLLVGLLG